One region of Rhodothermus profundi genomic DNA includes:
- a CDS encoding asparagine--tRNA ligase, whose translation MELPFQYIADLPRYVGKTVTLKGWLYNKRSSKGLHFLILRDGTGLVQCVVAQEKVDAASWEAAEEATQECALEVVGTVVRDERQIGGHEIQVARVQRISPSENYPITPKPHGIEFLMDHRHLWLRSRRPWAIMRIRNRVIRAIHEFFQERGFLQLDAPILTGNAVEGTTTLFEIDYFGDRAYLSQSGQLYAEALAMAFGKVYTFGPTFRAEKSKTRRHLTEFWMIEPEMAFYDLEMSMALAEELVVHIVQEVLRHCRMELEVLGRDITALERVQPPFPRLTYSEAVELLRSDKTAQMIEARIEVLKAEQQRLEAERTENRRRYGQAKKAEKRRIDAREIEINQRLDEIEKELENLPQWKESARNFQWGNDFGNSDETVLTWHFDRPIIVHRFPAAIKAFYMKRDPENEQLALGMDVLAPEGYGEIIGGGQRADDLAFLEAQLEAHRLPREAFEWYLDLRRYGSVPHSGFGLGLERTLAWICGVHHVREVIPFPRLLGRLTP comes from the coding sequence ATGGAACTGCCGTTTCAGTATATCGCCGATCTCCCCCGGTACGTGGGAAAAACGGTTACGCTTAAAGGATGGCTTTACAACAAGCGTAGCTCAAAGGGATTACACTTTTTGATTCTGCGGGATGGTACCGGGTTGGTGCAGTGCGTGGTGGCCCAGGAGAAAGTAGATGCGGCCTCCTGGGAGGCGGCTGAAGAGGCGACCCAGGAATGCGCTTTAGAAGTAGTGGGTACGGTGGTGCGCGACGAGCGTCAGATCGGAGGGCATGAAATTCAGGTGGCGCGTGTGCAGCGCATCAGCCCGTCCGAAAACTACCCGATTACGCCCAAGCCGCACGGCATTGAGTTTTTGATGGATCATCGGCATCTGTGGTTGCGAAGCCGCCGGCCCTGGGCCATTATGCGGATTCGTAACCGGGTAATTCGGGCAATCCATGAATTCTTCCAGGAGCGAGGCTTCTTGCAGCTTGATGCGCCGATCCTGACGGGAAACGCCGTTGAGGGGACCACGACGCTGTTTGAAATCGACTATTTTGGGGACCGGGCCTACTTGAGCCAGAGTGGCCAGCTTTATGCCGAGGCGTTGGCAATGGCCTTCGGAAAAGTGTACACGTTTGGGCCCACGTTCCGCGCCGAAAAGTCCAAAACACGCCGGCATTTGACGGAATTCTGGATGATTGAGCCGGAGATGGCTTTTTATGATCTGGAGATGAGCATGGCGCTGGCTGAGGAGCTGGTCGTGCATATTGTGCAGGAAGTGCTGCGTCATTGCCGGATGGAGCTGGAGGTGCTGGGGCGGGACATCACGGCCCTGGAGCGCGTGCAGCCGCCTTTTCCACGCCTGACCTACTCGGAGGCCGTGGAGCTGCTCCGAAGCGACAAAACGGCGCAGATGATTGAGGCGCGTATAGAAGTGCTGAAAGCGGAGCAGCAAAGACTGGAAGCGGAGCGGACGGAAAACAGGCGTCGCTACGGGCAGGCTAAAAAAGCCGAAAAGCGGCGCATCGACGCTCGTGAGATTGAAATCAATCAGCGGTTGGATGAAATCGAAAAAGAGCTGGAAAACCTGCCTCAGTGGAAGGAATCAGCTCGCAACTTTCAGTGGGGCAATGACTTCGGTAACAGTGATGAGACGGTGCTGACCTGGCACTTTGACCGGCCCATCATTGTGCATCGCTTTCCGGCGGCTATCAAGGCGTTTTACATGAAGCGAGACCCAGAAAACGAGCAGCTGGCGCTCGGTATGGATGTGCTTGCTCCAGAAGGATATGGGGAAATTATCGGGGGAGGGCAACGGGCCGATGACCTGGCCTTTCTGGAAGCGCAGCTTGAAGCGCATCGTTTGCCGCGCGAGGCATTTGAGTGGTACTTGGATCTGCGCCGGTATGGCTCGGTGCCGCACAGTGGGTTTGGACTCGGACTCGAACGAACGCTGGCCTGGATCTGTGGCGTGCACCATGTGCGGGAAGTGATTCCCTTCCCGCGTTTGCTGGGACGCCTGACGCCCTGA
- a CDS encoding SIMPL domain-containing protein, giving the protein MMRCFYSIVALVIGALPSLAALGQVVRVGTETPAVPTITVQGEGVVRVQPDRATLRFAIVTRDLDPERARQRNAEAARRALNAIRTLGIEPRYLHLETLTLHPVREYNPSRRQWEEKGYEVRRVLRVELTDLDRLPAVVALAVQRGANRLQGIQYDVSNREEIRIAALQAAVQNAREKARQMLTVLNREVGNPIRVTEQALEFPRPVWRADLAALRTTEASPEPEAYAVGDIEVRARVEITFSIR; this is encoded by the coding sequence ATGATGCGCTGCTTTTATAGTATTGTTGCGCTGGTCATAGGAGCGTTGCCGTCGCTGGCTGCGCTGGGACAGGTTGTGCGGGTGGGGACCGAAACGCCCGCTGTGCCCACGATTACGGTTCAGGGAGAAGGTGTCGTGCGCGTACAACCGGATCGCGCTACCCTCCGTTTTGCTATTGTTACCCGAGATCTGGATCCGGAACGCGCGCGCCAGCGCAATGCGGAAGCGGCGCGCCGCGCGCTGAATGCGATACGCACCCTGGGTATTGAACCGCGCTATCTCCATCTGGAGACGCTTACGCTGCATCCTGTGCGGGAATACAATCCAAGCAGGCGACAGTGGGAAGAAAAGGGCTATGAGGTTCGACGTGTGTTGCGCGTGGAGTTGACCGATCTGGACCGGTTGCCGGCCGTAGTAGCCCTGGCGGTGCAGCGTGGTGCCAATCGGCTCCAGGGCATTCAGTACGATGTGTCGAACCGCGAAGAAATCCGAATAGCTGCCTTGCAGGCGGCCGTCCAGAACGCCCGGGAAAAGGCCCGCCAGATGTTAACGGTGCTAAACCGAGAGGTAGGCAATCCGATTCGAGTTACCGAGCAAGCGTTAGAGTTTCCTCGACCCGTCTGGCGTGCCGATCTGGCGGCGCTGCGCACGACCGAAGCGTCGCCTGAACCGGAAGCCTATGCGGTAGGCGACATAGAAGTGCGCGCGCGTGTGGAGATTACGTTTTCGATCCGCTGA